In a single window of the Natronorubrum halophilum genome:
- a CDS encoding ornithine cyclodeaminase family protein, whose product MTETLFLHSEDVTDLATPADYVEVVRDGYRQRGEGAPAQPRSKFFRDEPQGMLTTYAAVLPDTGAMGGYMYSAGFGAADAWFMTPVFDAESGAPLALLDGASMNPHKTGAAGAVGVDVLARAESDTLAIIGSGAQARGQLRATATVREFSDVRVYSPTPENREAFAADFDEALEATVRAVDSSEAALSGADVVITATKASKPVFDGDDLEPGTHVTAMGQYSPDKRELDTTTIERATYVPDLRERATFDAGSFMIPLEEGAVTEDDIHAELGEVVAGVKPGRTSDDEITVFDSGGTGIETVAAAYMLYERANEEGLGTEIEFAPASEALTGN is encoded by the coding sequence ATGACTGAGACGCTGTTTCTTCATAGCGAAGACGTCACCGACCTCGCGACACCCGCCGACTACGTCGAGGTCGTCCGCGACGGATATCGCCAACGCGGCGAGGGCGCACCGGCTCAGCCGCGGTCGAAGTTCTTCCGCGATGAGCCCCAGGGGATGCTCACGACGTACGCCGCCGTCCTTCCGGACACGGGTGCGATGGGGGGCTACATGTACAGCGCCGGGTTCGGTGCCGCTGACGCGTGGTTCATGACCCCGGTGTTCGATGCCGAAAGCGGCGCACCCCTCGCGCTCCTCGACGGCGCGAGCATGAACCCGCACAAAACCGGGGCGGCCGGCGCTGTCGGCGTCGACGTCCTCGCTCGAGCGGAGAGCGACACCCTTGCCATCATCGGCAGTGGAGCACAGGCCCGCGGTCAGCTTCGGGCGACCGCAACCGTCCGCGAGTTTTCCGACGTTCGCGTCTACTCGCCGACTCCAGAGAACCGCGAAGCCTTCGCGGCCGACTTCGACGAGGCGCTCGAGGCCACCGTCCGTGCCGTCGACTCGAGCGAGGCCGCCCTCTCGGGTGCGGACGTCGTAATTACGGCAACAAAGGCGAGTAAGCCGGTCTTCGACGGCGACGACCTCGAACCCGGCACGCACGTCACGGCGATGGGACAGTACTCGCCGGACAAACGCGAACTGGATACGACGACGATCGAACGGGCGACCTACGTGCCCGACCTGCGTGAGCGCGCGACGTTCGACGCGGGCTCGTTCATGATTCCGCTCGAGGAGGGGGCCGTCACCGAGGACGACATCCACGCGGAACTCGGCGAGGTCGTCGCCGGGGTGAAGCCGGGCCGGACGAGCGACGACGAGATCACGGTGTTCGACAGCGGCGGGACGGGAATCGAGACCGTCGCCGCGGCGTACATGCTCTACGAGCGCGCGAACGAGGAGGGACTGGGAACCGAGATCGAGTTCGCGCCGGCGAGCGAGGCGCTGACCGGGAACTGA
- a CDS encoding DUF3054 domain-containing protein: protein MDSAVRTDDRSHALDRETLLLGAGDVGLVGGFVLVGQLSHDVNPIEQPLTSLEALAPFVIGWLVVAAIAGVYSRSVSASVTRAARMTTVAWLGAANVGLLLRQSLFGDTAAWPFPLVITGFGLLLLIGWRVGYAALRGRAS from the coding sequence ATGGACTCAGCAGTTCGAACGGACGACCGTTCTCACGCGCTCGACCGAGAGACGCTCCTGCTCGGGGCCGGAGATGTCGGTCTCGTCGGCGGATTCGTTCTCGTTGGCCAGCTTAGCCACGACGTCAACCCGATCGAGCAGCCGCTCACATCGCTCGAGGCGCTCGCCCCGTTCGTGATCGGCTGGCTCGTCGTCGCGGCTATCGCGGGCGTCTACAGCCGTTCCGTCTCGGCGTCGGTGACTCGGGCGGCCCGGATGACGACCGTCGCGTGGCTCGGGGCGGCGAACGTCGGACTACTCCTTCGGCAGTCGCTGTTCGGCGACACGGCGGCGTGGCCGTTCCCGCTAGTGATAACCGGATTTGGCCTCCTCCTGTTGATCGGCTGGCGCGTCGGCTACGCTGCGCTCAGAGGCCGTGCCTCGTAA
- a CDS encoding J domain-containing protein — MAVVDDRHTGCDGCSRSVPLEELTAVTMPNGEEVACCPRCEPHAREAARKCSSLDQRRGTCDGCTGTYLEAELEDVILRDGTVLACCPSCAAEAPNDEAGAKMAESTVDSSERVAAESESGDDETASTGQRLCTQCNEWVTAELFHATTIDGRTERLCPNCKEIAEENGIIRDVKIRKTKAREVLGVEDDATDAEIRTAYHRQVKRAHPDQQSGSKSAFQLVTNAYDRLQEDG, encoded by the coding sequence ATGGCTGTGGTCGACGACCGTCACACGGGCTGTGATGGATGTAGCCGATCTGTTCCGCTCGAGGAGTTGACGGCAGTGACGATGCCGAACGGCGAGGAGGTCGCGTGCTGTCCCCGCTGCGAGCCACACGCGCGGGAGGCTGCACGGAAATGTTCCTCCCTCGACCAGCGTCGCGGCACCTGTGACGGCTGTACCGGCACCTATCTCGAGGCCGAACTCGAGGACGTGATTTTGCGCGACGGGACCGTCCTCGCCTGCTGTCCCTCGTGTGCGGCCGAAGCGCCGAACGACGAGGCGGGCGCGAAGATGGCGGAGTCGACCGTCGACTCGAGCGAGCGGGTCGCCGCCGAGAGCGAGAGCGGAGACGACGAGACCGCGAGTACCGGCCAACGCCTCTGTACCCAGTGTAACGAGTGGGTCACCGCCGAACTGTTTCACGCGACGACCATCGACGGCAGAACCGAGCGGCTCTGTCCGAACTGCAAGGAAATCGCCGAGGAAAACGGTATCATCAGGGACGTCAAAATCCGGAAGACGAAAGCGCGCGAGGTCCTCGGCGTCGAAGACGACGCCACCGACGCGGAAATCCGCACGGCCTACCACCGGCAGGTCAAGCGCGCCCATCCCGACCAGCAAAGCGGTAGCAAGTCGGCGTTCCAGCTCGTCACGAACGCCTACGACAGACTACAGGAAGACGGCTGA
- a CDS encoding toll/interleukin-1 receptor domain-containing protein, protein MTGEQTYVSHAPRDLELVQELFSTVKNFPFGVHIALEEVESGRSRKRLEGRLANSDVVVAVLTGGSADSQWINQEIGYALAKGIPVIPLLDDDRLRGGFIGDAEGVAIDRQNLSFTIFNLLSRLRSELAPIGALSVPNWYIRFPCTLPDCDHPVTLEIERGQTKLWKRYEHGKLLRTSCDACDSTYYFNSATIGYVRREDGTR, encoded by the coding sequence ATGACCGGAGAACAGACCTACGTCTCACACGCGCCCCGCGACCTCGAACTCGTCCAGGAGCTGTTCTCTACGGTCAAGAATTTTCCATTCGGCGTCCACATCGCCCTCGAGGAGGTCGAATCCGGCCGCTCGCGGAAACGACTCGAGGGACGACTCGCGAACAGCGATGTCGTCGTCGCAGTGCTGACCGGGGGATCGGCCGACAGTCAGTGGATCAATCAGGAGATCGGGTACGCGCTGGCCAAGGGGATTCCGGTCATCCCGCTGCTCGACGATGACCGTCTGCGTGGCGGCTTCATCGGCGACGCCGAAGGAGTGGCGATCGACCGACAGAACCTCTCGTTTACGATCTTCAATCTACTCAGCCGTCTCCGGAGCGAACTCGCCCCGATCGGTGCCCTTTCGGTGCCGAATTGGTACATCCGGTTCCCGTGTACGCTCCCCGACTGCGACCATCCGGTGACCCTCGAGATCGAACGGGGACAGACGAAACTCTGGAAGCGGTACGAGCACGGAAAACTCCTGCGGACGTCGTGTGACGCCTGCGACTCGACGTACTACTTCAACTCGGCGACGATCGGATACGTCCGTCGGGAGGACGGTACTCGTTGA
- the tpiA gene encoding triose-phosphate isomerase has product MFVLVNLKTYPCDPIAVAEAVRDVDDTTDARLAVAPQAAHIARVAETGAETWAQHVDAIDHGSNTGHALAESVADAGAVGTLINHSERRLKLADIDGAVQAAQRADLETVVCANNPAQIGAAAALGPDSVAVEPPELIGTGTPVSQADPDIVEDAVDAAQHVDSDVSVLCGAGISTGDDAVAAGDLGAEGVLLASGVAKADDPKAALEDLVEPL; this is encoded by the coding sequence ATGTTCGTCCTCGTCAACCTGAAGACGTATCCCTGTGATCCGATCGCGGTCGCCGAAGCCGTCCGCGACGTCGACGATACCACCGATGCTCGCCTCGCCGTCGCTCCGCAGGCGGCCCACATCGCACGAGTCGCCGAGACGGGTGCGGAAACGTGGGCCCAACACGTCGACGCGATCGATCACGGCAGCAACACCGGCCACGCGCTCGCGGAGTCCGTCGCCGATGCGGGCGCGGTCGGGACGCTGATCAACCACTCCGAGCGGCGGCTGAAACTCGCCGATATCGACGGAGCCGTCCAGGCTGCACAGCGCGCCGACCTCGAGACGGTCGTCTGCGCCAACAATCCGGCCCAGATCGGCGCTGCGGCGGCGCTCGGCCCCGATTCGGTCGCCGTCGAACCGCCGGAACTGATCGGCACCGGGACGCCGGTCAGTCAGGCCGATCCGGACATCGTCGAGGATGCCGTCGACGCCGCACAGCACGTCGACTCGGACGTCTCGGTGCTCTGCGGTGCCGGCATCAGCACGGGCGACGACGCGGTTGCAGCCGGCGACCTCGGCGCCGAGGGCGTCTTGCTCGCGAGCGGCGTCGCGAAGGCCGACGATCCGAAAGCGGCACTCGAGGATCTCGTCGAACCGCTCTGA
- a CDS encoding multiprotein bridging factor aMBF1 gives MVQCEMCGAETSSPKTIKVEGAKLDVCSDCTDFGTEVKQPSSSSSSSKYSTTSDSSSSSGSTSNRSGSSASTGSGGSSSQRRSDMFDDMDELATDYDERVRNARENKSLSQSDLANELNEKASLIRKIERGDTLPSDQVQSKLESFLEIDLNAEGGSAEDPEWSGGSSSGSYTLGDVVKRKD, from the coding sequence ATGGTTCAGTGCGAGATGTGTGGCGCCGAGACGTCGTCTCCGAAGACTATCAAGGTCGAGGGAGCGAAGTTAGACGTGTGTTCGGACTGTACTGACTTCGGTACTGAAGTCAAACAACCCTCGAGTTCGAGTTCCTCCTCGAAGTATTCGACGACCTCCGACTCGTCATCGAGTTCCGGGAGCACGTCGAATCGGTCGGGTTCGAGCGCGAGTACGGGATCCGGGGGCTCGAGTTCCCAGCGCCGATCGGACATGTTCGACGACATGGACGAACTCGCGACGGACTACGACGAGCGGGTCCGAAACGCTCGCGAGAACAAGTCGCTCAGCCAGTCGGACCTCGCCAACGAACTCAACGAGAAGGCGAGCCTGATTCGAAAGATCGAACGCGGCGACACGCTCCCGAGCGATCAGGTCCAGTCGAAACTCGAGAGCTTCCTCGAGATCGACCTGAACGCGGAGGGCGGGTCCGCCGAGGATCCGGAGTGGTCGGGCGGCTCCTCCTCGGGCAGCTACACGCTCGGTGACGTCGTCAAACGGAAGGACTAA
- a CDS encoding CDP-alcohol phosphatidyltransferase family protein produces the protein MTLDRFRPYISTFLDPFVRGFDRVGMTPDGVSILAFGMAILSAVAFLLGGRADPIWYVVAATLVFLNGWLDIIDGALAREQQVASAGGDLLDHVLDRYADIIVIAGLAAGIEDYLLGFLAVTGVVMTSYLGTQAQAVGLDRVYGGLVGRADRLAIIGLVGFLAYPLAGMNPGGLTLAGWLLVFLAVVGHLTALQRFVYSWSALE, from the coding sequence ATGACGCTCGATAGATTCCGACCGTACATCTCCACGTTCCTCGACCCGTTCGTCAGGGGATTCGACCGCGTCGGGATGACTCCGGACGGGGTGAGCATACTGGCGTTCGGGATGGCGATACTGTCGGCCGTCGCCTTCTTGCTCGGCGGCCGAGCGGACCCGATCTGGTACGTCGTGGCGGCGACGCTCGTCTTTCTCAACGGCTGGCTCGATATCATCGACGGCGCGCTCGCTCGAGAGCAACAGGTCGCCTCCGCGGGCGGGGACCTGCTCGATCACGTTCTCGATCGATACGCCGACATCATCGTTATCGCCGGCCTCGCAGCGGGTATCGAGGACTACCTCCTCGGCTTCCTCGCCGTGACGGGGGTCGTGATGACCTCGTACCTCGGCACCCAGGCCCAGGCGGTCGGCCTCGACCGGGTTTACGGCGGGTTGGTCGGCCGCGCTGATCGGCTGGCGATCATCGGCCTCGTCGGCTTCCTCGCCTACCCGCTGGCGGGGATGAATCCCGGCGGACTCACGCTGGCTGGCTGGCTGCTCGTCTTCCTCGCGGTGGTCGGCCATCTGACCGCTCTCCAGCGGTTCGTCTACTCCTGGTCGGCGCTGGAGTGA
- a CDS encoding adenylate kinase family protein — protein MRVAVTGTPGTGKTTATDLLESRLAAADETDSLPNLEVVHLNTVLEDEGFYTEVDADRGSKVADLDALADWLAGRDDIVVESHLAHHFDADRVAVLRCAPASLEARLLERGETEAKATENAESEALDVILSETVDAHGLESVYEIDTTDRDPSGVADALEAVITDQRGPSAGEVDFVGYLT, from the coding sequence GTGAGAGTCGCCGTCACCGGCACCCCGGGAACGGGAAAGACGACCGCGACGGACCTGCTCGAGTCCCGACTGGCGGCTGCGGACGAGACGGACTCGCTCCCGAACCTCGAGGTCGTCCACCTGAACACGGTGCTCGAGGACGAGGGGTTCTACACCGAAGTCGACGCCGACCGCGGGAGCAAGGTCGCCGACCTCGACGCCCTCGCCGACTGGCTCGCGGGCCGCGACGATATCGTCGTCGAGTCCCACCTCGCCCATCACTTCGACGCCGATCGAGTCGCCGTCCTCCGGTGTGCGCCGGCATCGCTCGAGGCGCGCCTGCTCGAGCGCGGCGAAACCGAGGCCAAAGCGACTGAAAACGCCGAGAGCGAAGCCCTCGACGTGATCCTCTCGGAAACGGTGGACGCACACGGCCTCGAGTCGGTCTACGAGATCGACACCACCGACCGCGATCCGTCGGGCGTTGCGGACGCGCTCGAGGCGGTCATCACTGACCAGCGCGGACCGAGCGCCGGCGAGGTCGACTTCGTGGGGTATCTGACATGA
- the hisC gene encoding histidinol-phosphate transaminase, which translates to MQPRDLSDHVAYEAGRGIEEVARELGRDPSEFVKLASNENPHGPSPAAAVAIRETASSVSSYPKAAHADLTGAIADRWDVDDEQVWLANGGDGAIDYLSRAVLEPEDTILVPSPGFAYYGMSARFHHGDVREYALEREDDFAQTADDVLSAYDGDRIVYLTSPHNPSGSTIALEEVEAIAAETDADTLVVVDEAYGEFADRESALSLTEGRNGFDARDDIAVLRTFSKAYGLAGVRLGYAVVPEAWADAYARVNTPFAASELACRAGLAAIDDDEHVKRTVETTVESRAYMREHIEAHVWESEGNFALVDVGDASTVAEEMQDRGVIVRDCSSFGLPGCIRITCGTEDETERAVETLNEILADLELGGDGTGDGERDGDATTDTEVADT; encoded by the coding sequence ATGCAACCGCGCGACCTGTCCGATCACGTCGCCTACGAGGCGGGTCGAGGCATCGAGGAAGTCGCCCGCGAGCTCGGGCGCGATCCCTCGGAGTTCGTCAAACTCGCCTCGAACGAGAACCCCCACGGCCCCTCCCCCGCGGCCGCCGTGGCCATCCGCGAAACCGCCTCGAGCGTCAGTTCCTATCCGAAAGCCGCTCACGCCGACCTCACCGGCGCTATCGCCGACCGCTGGGACGTCGACGACGAGCAAGTCTGGCTGGCAAACGGCGGCGACGGGGCGATCGATTATCTCTCTCGCGCCGTGCTCGAGCCCGAGGACACGATCCTCGTCCCCTCGCCCGGCTTCGCCTACTACGGAATGAGCGCGCGATTCCACCACGGGGACGTTCGGGAGTACGCCCTCGAGCGCGAGGACGACTTCGCCCAGACCGCAGACGACGTTCTGTCGGCCTACGACGGCGATCGAATCGTCTACCTCACCAGTCCGCACAACCCCTCCGGATCGACGATCGCGCTCGAGGAGGTCGAAGCGATCGCCGCCGAAACCGACGCGGACACGCTCGTCGTCGTCGACGAAGCCTACGGCGAGTTCGCCGACCGCGAGAGCGCCCTCTCCCTGACGGAGGGGAGAAACGGGTTCGACGCTCGCGACGACATCGCCGTCCTGCGGACGTTCTCGAAGGCTTACGGGCTGGCCGGCGTTCGGCTCGGATACGCCGTCGTTCCCGAGGCGTGGGCGGACGCCTACGCCCGCGTGAACACGCCCTTCGCCGCGAGCGAACTCGCTTGCCGGGCCGGGCTGGCGGCGATCGACGACGACGAACACGTCAAGCGTACCGTCGAGACGACGGTCGAATCTCGCGCGTACATGCGCGAACACATCGAGGCTCACGTCTGGGAGAGCGAGGGGAACTTCGCGCTCGTCGACGTCGGCGACGCTTCCACGGTGGCCGAAGAGATGCAAGATCGAGGCGTCATCGTTCGCGACTGCTCGAGTTTCGGCCTGCCGGGCTGTATCCGCATCACCTGCGGCACTGAAGACGAGACCGAACGCGCCGTCGAAACGCTCAACGAGATCCTCGCGGATCTCGAACTCGGCGGCGACGGAACCGGGGACGGGGAGAGAGACGGCGACGCCACCACCGACACGGAGGTGGCCGACACGTGA
- the ligA gene encoding ATP-dependent DNA ligase LigA, with the protein MEFDTFADRAAAIEAEPADLEIVAQVRDLLEDAESDLQIVARFVQGRVFPAWRSTTLDIGPSACYEAIARAAGTNVSSDDVEDRLAEVGEIGEVAAGYDFGGQQGLGAFTGGGGGAGETGGSDGLTVREVFDTLESLAAAEGSGSQDRKIDRLFGLFNRCSSDEARYLARLVLAEMRIGVGEGAVRDAIAEAFDVPGERVERALQVSNDYGQVARVARDAGLEGLDAMALEVGRPVQAMLAQAGAVTDALEEWAAAAVEWKYDGARVQLHHEPADDDTAAETSVFSRNMEDVTGALPEVVEFADEHLEEPVILDGEVVAIDENGDPLPFQEVLKRFRRKHDVAKAREDVTVRPVFFDCLHAAGDDLLEEPLTARHDRLRSVLSPADSGPVSDDDVEGLSLLWIADDPDEIESIDAEALESGHEGIMLKDPESTYSPGRRGKHWRKRKPDVETLDCVVTGAEWGEGRRATFLGTFELSVRAGDDLETVGKVATGITDEKLAELTDLLEPHVASEEGQEVDLEPEIVFEVGYEEIQTSPTYSSGYALRFPRFVGVRHDKDPGDADSLERLESLRSVQ; encoded by the coding sequence ATGGAGTTCGACACGTTCGCCGACCGCGCCGCCGCGATCGAAGCCGAACCCGCAGATCTCGAGATCGTCGCCCAGGTTAGGGACCTCCTCGAGGACGCCGAGAGCGACCTGCAGATCGTCGCGCGATTCGTCCAGGGCCGGGTCTTTCCCGCCTGGCGGTCGACGACGCTCGATATCGGCCCCAGCGCGTGTTACGAGGCGATCGCTCGCGCGGCGGGAACGAACGTGAGCAGCGACGATGTCGAGGACCGCCTCGCCGAGGTCGGCGAGATCGGCGAGGTCGCCGCTGGCTACGACTTCGGCGGTCAGCAGGGCCTGGGTGCGTTTACCGGCGGGGGTGGCGGCGCTGGTGAAACCGGTGGGAGCGACGGCCTCACCGTCCGCGAGGTCTTCGACACGCTCGAGAGTCTCGCCGCCGCCGAAGGATCGGGCAGTCAGGATCGCAAGATCGACCGCCTCTTTGGCCTGTTCAATCGCTGCTCGAGCGACGAGGCCAGATACCTCGCTCGACTCGTCCTCGCGGAGATGCGCATCGGCGTCGGCGAGGGGGCGGTCCGCGATGCGATCGCCGAGGCGTTCGACGTGCCCGGCGAGCGCGTCGAGCGCGCGCTACAGGTTTCGAACGATTACGGGCAGGTCGCCCGCGTCGCCCGTGACGCGGGCCTCGAGGGACTGGATGCGATGGCCCTCGAGGTCGGCCGCCCCGTCCAGGCGATGCTCGCGCAGGCCGGAGCCGTTACGGACGCCCTCGAGGAGTGGGCGGCGGCCGCGGTGGAGTGGAAGTACGACGGGGCTCGCGTTCAGTTGCACCACGAGCCAGCCGACGACGACACCGCCGCGGAAACGAGCGTCTTCTCGAGGAACATGGAGGACGTCACCGGTGCGCTTCCGGAGGTCGTCGAGTTCGCGGACGAGCACCTCGAGGAGCCCGTGATCCTCGACGGCGAGGTCGTCGCGATAGACGAAAACGGCGATCCGCTGCCGTTCCAGGAGGTGCTCAAACGCTTCCGGCGCAAACACGACGTCGCCAAGGCTCGGGAGGACGTGACCGTTCGACCGGTGTTCTTCGACTGTCTGCACGCCGCGGGGGACGATCTGCTCGAGGAGCCCCTGACGGCGCGCCACGATCGATTGCGGTCGGTGCTGTCTCCGGCCGATTCCGGACCCGTGAGCGACGACGACGTCGAGGGGCTCTCCCTGCTCTGGATCGCCGACGATCCCGACGAGATCGAGTCGATCGACGCCGAGGCCCTCGAGTCGGGCCACGAGGGGATCATGCTCAAAGATCCCGAGTCGACGTACTCGCCGGGCCGGCGCGGCAAACACTGGCGCAAGCGCAAACCCGACGTGGAGACGCTCGACTGCGTCGTTACGGGAGCCGAGTGGGGTGAGGGCCGGCGCGCGACGTTTTTGGGGACCTTCGAACTCTCCGTGCGCGCGGGCGACGACTTGGAGACCGTCGGCAAGGTCGCGACGGGGATCACCGACGAGAAACTCGCGGAACTGACGGACCTGCTCGAGCCCCACGTCGCAAGCGAGGAGGGTCAGGAGGTGGACCTCGAGCCCGAAATCGTCTTCGAGGTCGGCTACGAGGAGATCCAGACCTCGCCGACCTACTCCTCGGGCTACGCGCTCCGCTTCCCGCGGTTCGTCGGCGTGCGCCACGACAAGGATCCCGGGGATGCGGATTCGCTCGAGCGACTCGAGTCGCTTCGGTCGGTACAGTAG
- a CDS encoding sulfite oxidase — protein MVTERPRESRREEIDAILRAKTGGVTETRDEADKYTVVGAARRRTFANWLTPVEEHFVCHRNDIPDIDADAWTVSLTGHVEGALSMADITDAYPTVAVAHTMECAGNGRGQHRPETGSVQWGFEAAANAFWTGAPVGSILRDHGVESAAGRWLTAIGGDPSDDDDLFARSIPLAKALDDCLLAYEMNGEQLPREHGYPVRLIVPGWYGVNNVKWVEELRVMDTMVVDGALERAGEHAFWQQDAYRIHPEGAAAEMNETVETVDTWEQLEGAVEHPYTFDANVMSVIGTPSGESPVPLETTDAVDIRGVAWAGDDAVDRVEISTDGGETWNAAELFGPAYAGSWRLFRYEWVAEPGEYVLLSRATDELGRRQPSRISGPDAWRDALDDDEFPWNEGGYAANAYEPNGVTVELVRSDENRSSE, from the coding sequence ATGGTCACCGAACGCCCGCGAGAGAGTCGCCGCGAAGAAATCGACGCGATACTGAGGGCGAAGACGGGCGGCGTGACTGAGACTCGAGACGAGGCCGACAAGTACACCGTCGTCGGCGCTGCCCGGCGACGCACCTTCGCGAACTGGCTGACGCCCGTCGAGGAACACTTCGTCTGTCACCGGAACGACATCCCCGATATCGACGCCGACGCGTGGACCGTGTCTCTCACCGGACACGTCGAGGGAGCGCTCTCGATGGCGGACATCACGGACGCGTATCCGACGGTGGCAGTCGCACACACGATGGAGTGTGCGGGTAACGGCCGCGGCCAGCACCGACCCGAGACGGGCAGCGTTCAGTGGGGATTCGAAGCCGCCGCCAACGCCTTCTGGACCGGCGCGCCGGTCGGTTCGATCCTCCGCGATCACGGCGTGGAATCGGCCGCGGGACGGTGGCTAACGGCTATCGGCGGGGATCCATCGGATGACGATGATCTCTTCGCGCGGTCGATTCCACTCGCGAAGGCGCTCGACGACTGTCTCCTGGCCTACGAGATGAACGGCGAACAGCTTCCCCGGGAGCACGGCTATCCGGTCCGACTGATCGTTCCCGGGTGGTACGGCGTCAACAACGTCAAGTGGGTCGAAGAACTCCGCGTCATGGACACGATGGTCGTCGACGGGGCGCTCGAGCGCGCGGGCGAGCACGCCTTCTGGCAGCAGGACGCCTATCGAATTCACCCCGAGGGAGCCGCGGCCGAGATGAACGAAACCGTCGAAACGGTCGACACGTGGGAGCAACTCGAGGGTGCCGTCGAACACCCGTACACGTTCGACGCGAACGTGATGTCGGTGATCGGTACGCCGTCGGGGGAATCGCCCGTTCCGTTAGAAACGACTGACGCGGTCGATATCCGCGGCGTCGCGTGGGCCGGTGACGACGCGGTCGACCGCGTCGAGATTTCGACCGACGGTGGCGAGACCTGGAACGCCGCGGAGCTGTTCGGCCCGGCGTACGCCGGGTCGTGGCGCCTGTTCCGCTACGAGTGGGTCGCCGAACCGGGCGAGTACGTGCTGTTGTCGCGTGCGACGGACGAACTGGGTCGTCGACAGCCGTCGAGAATTTCCGGCCCGGACGCCTGGCGCGACGCGCTTGACGACGACGAGTTCCCCTGGAACGAGGGCGGGTACGCTGCAAACGCGTACGAACCGAACGGCGTGACGGTCGAACTCGTTCGTTCGGATGAAAATCGTTCGTCCGAATAG
- a CDS encoding methyltransferase domain-containing protein: MSKSLDTEKLEREVKAVYRDVATTPDGAFHFEMGRVLADRLGYPPADLDRIPEEALESFAGVGYHFDLARLQPGDDVLDLGSGSGTDAFVAALHVGETGSVTGLDMTDEQLEKARELRDAAGMERVSFENGYIEDLPFEDASFDVVISNGVVNLSAEKDRVFEEVSRVLEPDGRLAISDIISERRLSESVKTDADLWAACIGGAEQVDDYTTLIEMPGFDVIEVRENSQYEFTSEQAQGACQKYGVKSVSLEAHKHERKKP, encoded by the coding sequence ATGTCGAAATCGCTCGACACCGAGAAACTCGAGCGGGAAGTCAAAGCGGTCTACCGGGACGTCGCAACGACTCCGGACGGCGCGTTCCACTTCGAGATGGGACGCGTCCTGGCAGACCGTCTCGGCTATCCGCCGGCGGATCTCGACCGGATTCCCGAGGAGGCCCTCGAGTCCTTCGCGGGGGTCGGCTACCACTTCGACCTCGCTCGCCTACAACCGGGCGACGACGTGCTCGACCTGGGCAGCGGTTCGGGGACGGACGCGTTCGTCGCGGCGCTGCACGTCGGCGAAACGGGGAGCGTGACGGGCCTGGACATGACGGACGAGCAACTGGAGAAGGCGCGTGAATTACGCGATGCGGCGGGGATGGAACGCGTCTCCTTCGAGAACGGATACATCGAGGACCTCCCGTTCGAGGACGCGTCGTTCGACGTCGTGATATCCAACGGCGTCGTCAACCTCTCCGCCGAGAAGGACCGCGTCTTCGAGGAGGTGAGTCGCGTCCTCGAACCGGACGGTCGGTTGGCGATCTCCGATATCATCAGCGAGCGGCGACTGTCCGAGAGCGTCAAAACCGACGCGGACCTCTGGGCGGCGTGTATCGGCGGTGCCGAGCAGGTCGACGACTACACGACGCTGATCGAGATGCCCGGGTTCGACGTGATCGAGGTCCGCGAGAACTCGCAGTACGAGTTCACCTCGGAGCAAGCACAAGGGGCGTGCCAGAAGTACGGCGTGAAGAGCGTCTCGCTGGAGGCGCACAAACACGAACGAAAGAAACCGTGA